In Nerophis ophidion isolate RoL-2023_Sa linkage group LG03, RoL_Noph_v1.0, whole genome shotgun sequence, the following are encoded in one genomic region:
- the ankrd34c gene encoding ankyrin repeat domain-containing protein 34C, producing the protein MADILELRTDGNSLLKAVWLRRLRLTRLLLEGGAYINESNERGETPLMVACMSSHADQQSVSKSKLVKYLLDNQADPNIQDKGGRTALMHACIHEAGHEVVEHLLSNGADPSLEDRSGASALVYAINADEKQTLKLLLDACKAKGKEVIIITTDKSPSGTKTTKQYLNVPPSPEMVDKSSPAYCASPSDINVAESPTLEQEQQNTVFSFQTKLKTSCSANKLANNGPLSPTRRSANHKRARLPQLKRLQSEPWGLIAPSVLAERAKNQEEAKKASSDEDAVAGVNGLTLSKRGALSRQNSVDGKDAKLTASLPVPPTYERPPSQHQPLARRSTVPTEQEGNNSGHAGLRDTLHRRRLGNDHYDSDSQLYSDSVIADSPKVPVERRKLNTSPLAMLTGSRESLDSNNSTSSPSTARRRAPGLLERRGSGTLLLDHISHTRPGHLPPLNVNLKPPIPDIGASSKPSSPLASGIRSIAPAAPSTPKRGGLKCKKKLVRRHSMQVEQMKQLSDFEELAH; encoded by the coding sequence ATGGCCGACATCCTGGAGCTGCGGACGGACGGGAACTCTCTCCTAAAAGCGGTATGGCTCCGCCGTCTGAGGCTCACCAGACTGCTCCTGGAGGGGGGAGCGTACATCAACGAGAGCAATGAACGCGGGGAGACTCCTCTCATGGTGGCCTGCATGTCCTCGCACGCCGACCAGCAGAGTGTCAGCAAGTCCAAGCTGGTCAAGTATCTGCTGGACAACCAGGCCGACCCCAACATACAAGACAAGGGAGGCAGGACCGCCCTCATGCACGCCTGCATCCATGAGGCGGGGCACGAGGTGGTGGAACACCTGCTGAGCAACGGAGCTGATCCTAGTTTGGAGGACAGGAGCGGGGCCTCGGCGCTCGTTTACGCCATCAACGCGGACGAAAAGCAGACATTAAAGCTCCTCCTGGATGCTTGCAAAGCCAAAGGCAAGGAGGTGATCATCATCACCACAGATAAGTCGCCGTCCGGTACCAAAACCACCAAGCAGTACCTGAACGTCCCTCCGTCTCCAGAGATGGTCGACAAGTCGTCTCCGGCCTACTGCGCTTCGCCTTCTGATATCAACGTGGCCGAATCTCCCACGCTCGAGCAGGAGCAACAAAACACGGTCTTCAGCTTTCAGACCAAGCTGAAAACCTCCTGCTCGGCCAACAAGCTGGCTAATAACGGGCCTTTGTCTCCCACGCGGCGGTCCGCCAACCACAAGCGAGCACGTTTGCCTCAGCTCAAGCGCCTGCAGTCGGAGCCGTGGGGGCTCATCGCACCCTCCGTGCTGGCGGAGCGGGCAAAGAACCAGGAAGAGGCCAAGAAGGCCAGCTCGGACGAGGACGCGGTGGCGGGCGTGAACGGCCTGACGCTGAGCAAGAGAGGCGCTTTGTCTCGACAGAACAGCGTGGACGGCAAAGACGCCAAGCTGACCGCCTCGCTGCCGGTTCCCCCGACCTACGAGAGACCTCCCAGCCAGCACCAGCCCCTGGCCAGACGGAGCACCGTGCCCACCGAGCAGGAGGGCAACAACAGCGGGCACGCCGGTCTCCGAGACACCTTGCACAGGAGACGACTCGGGAATGACCACTACGACTCCGACTCCCAGCTCTATTCGGACTCCGTCATAGCGGACTCCCCCAAGGTCCCGGTGGAGCGAAGGAAACTGAACACCTCCCCTCTGGCCATGCTGACCGGCTCCAGAGAGTCCCTGGACAGCAACAACAGCACATCCTCTCCGAGCACCGCACGCCGGCGTGCGCCGGGCCTCCTGGAGAGGAGAGGCTCTGGCACCTTGCTCCTGGACCACATCTCCCACACCAGGCCGGGCCACCTCCCCCCTCTCAACGTCAACCTCAAGCCTCCCATCCCCGACATCGGCGCCAGTAGCAAGCCCTCGTCGCCTCTGGCCAGCGGAATCCGATCCATAGCGCCGGCGGCACCAAGCACACCAAAGAGAGGCGGGCTGAAGTGCAAGAAGAAGCTGGTGAGAAGACACTCTATGCAAGTGGAGCAGATGAAGCAGCTCTCGGACTTCGAGGAGCTGGCTCATTAG